The DNA window GGATAACTGGTTTATATGAACATCTTCAAATTTCATTATTATCACTTATTATTGCAGTTTTTATAGCAGTTCCATTAGGAATAATTATCTCAGGTAATAGGAAGACAAGTGAATGGTTTTTACAAATTACGGGTATTTTCCAAACTATTCCTTCTCTTGCATTACTTGGGTTATTCATTCCATTTATGGGGATTGGTACATTGCCAGCAGTCGTAGCATTGGTGATTTATGCAATATTCCCAATATTACAAAGTACGATTACTGGATTATCGGAGATTGATCCATCGTTAGAAGAAGCAGCAACAGCCTTTGGTATGACAAAACTAGAGAAGTTGAAAAAATTTAAACTTGCACTCGCTATGCCAATACTTATGAGTGGTGTGAGAACGGCGAGTATTATGATAATTGGTACAGCAACGCTTGCTGCTTTAATAGGAGCAGGAGGATTAGGTTCATTTATTTTACTAGGAATAGATAGAAATAATTCAGCATTAATTCTAATCGGGGCAATTTCCTCAGCAGTCTTAGCTATCATTTTTGGATTATTAATTAAGTTCTTACAAGATAAAAAACCAAAAACTATTTTGGTATCATTACTTGCGGCTGTAGTAGCTTTAACAATCAGCTTCTTCCCAATTGGAAAAATGTCTAATGATAAACTAATAATAGCTGGTAAAATAGGAGCAGAACCTGAGATATTAATAAATATGTATAAACTTTTAATAGAAGATGAGACAAATATTGATGTTGAGGTTAAACCTAATTTTGGTAAAACAAGCTTCTTATATGAGGCGTTAAAAGGTAAAAGTATTGATATTTATCCAGAATTTACAGGTACAGTTACTACAACATTATTAAAAACACCTCAGACTGTTGCTTCTAATGATCCTGACGAGGTTTATGAAGTTGCTAAAAATAAAATTTTTGAACAAGATAATCTTGTGTACCTAAAACCTACAAAATTCCAGGATACTTATGCTTTAGCTGTAACAGAAGATTTTGCAAATAAAAATAAATTAAATAATATTTCAGATATAAAATTAGTAGAAAATTCTTCAAAAGTTGGATTCTCATTAGAATTCAATGATAGAGAAGATGGTGGTATAGGACTTAAAAATCTTTATCACTTGAATCTTAATGTTAAAACTATGGAAATAGCGTTAAAATATCAAGCTATTTCGAATGGTGATGTAAATATTATCGATGTATTCTCAACGGATAGTAAAATAATAACTAATAAGCTTAAATTATTAAATGATGATAGACGTTTATTCCCACCATATCAAGGGGCGCCGTTATTAAGAGAAGAGACATTGAAAAAACATCCTGAACTTGAAAAAATCTTAAACAAACTTGCTGGAAAAATAACAGAAAAAGAGATGACTGAAATGAACTACAAAGTAGATATTGAAGGTAAACCTGCTTATGATGTAGCAAAAGAATACCTACAAAAAGAAGGGTTAATTAAAAAATAACGTAGTATCTTAGTTGAAAATAAAAATTCTCAAGCTTTAATGCTTGGGAATTTTTTCTTTCTAACATTTCCTTTTTTATGTGATTTTTGATAAAATTAAGAGTAAGAGTTTTTTAGCAAGAAATGTAGAAAGTAGGTGTAAATTTGCAAATTACAAATATAACAAAGCTAAAAGTTAAGTATAAAATAGATTTGGAAAATGGTAAACATTTTTATGTTTCTGAAGATACGATAATTAAGTATGGACTTATAAAAAAAATAGATTTATCAAAAGAGCAACTAAAAGAAATCATAGCTCATGAAAGTGTAGAAAGTGCCTATAGCAAAGCAGTACATTATTTACAATTTGGTCTTAGAACTAAGCAGGATATAAGAGAATATCTTCAGAAGAAAGAGATTGCTAATAATGTTATTGATGAAGTAATTGAGAAGTTAATAGAAATTGGTTATTTGAATGATAATCACTATGTAGAAGCTGCTGTAACAGATTATTTTAATCTTAATTTAAAAGGTCCTTACTGGATACAAAGAAAACTATTAGAAAAAGGCTTAGATAAAGACGTTATTGAAGAAAATATTACGAAGATTTGTACTGAAGAAGCAATGATAGAAATGCTTTATAAAATTATTGAACGTGAATATAAGGTA is part of the Gemella haemolysans ATCC 10379 genome and encodes:
- a CDS encoding ABC transporter permease/substrate-binding protein, giving the protein MNLVSTFLERKSDWITGLYEHLQISLLSLIIAVFIAVPLGIIISGNRKTSEWFLQITGIFQTIPSLALLGLFIPFMGIGTLPAVVALVIYAIFPILQSTITGLSEIDPSLEEAATAFGMTKLEKLKKFKLALAMPILMSGVRTASIMIIGTATLAALIGAGGLGSFILLGIDRNNSALILIGAISSAVLAIIFGLLIKFLQDKKPKTILVSLLAAVVALTISFFPIGKMSNDKLIIAGKIGAEPEILINMYKLLIEDETNIDVEVKPNFGKTSFLYEALKGKSIDIYPEFTGTVTTTLLKTPQTVASNDPDEVYEVAKNKIFEQDNLVYLKPTKFQDTYALAVTEDFANKNKLNNISDIKLVENSSKVGFSLEFNDREDGGIGLKNLYHLNLNVKTMEIALKYQAISNGDVNIIDVFSTDSKIITNKLKLLNDDRRLFPPYQGAPLLREETLKKHPELEKILNKLAGKITEKEMTEMNYKVDIEGKPAYDVAKEYLQKEGLIKK
- a CDS encoding RecX family transcriptional regulator — protein: MQITNITKLKVKYKIDLENGKHFYVSEDTIIKYGLIKKIDLSKEQLKEIIAHESVESAYSKAVHYLQFGLRTKQDIREYLQKKEIANNVIDEVIEKLIEIGYLNDNHYVEAAVTDYFNLNLKGPYWIQRKLLEKGLDKDVIEENITKICTEEAMIEMLYKIIEREYKVRRETKNKKVQKITQKLYTNGFTSDIIRKVFDIFFEDYEDENEDEILDEHFRRAYQSYSRRYEGYALKQKLIEKLIRDGFSYYTAKDYVEKQDL